The nucleotide window GCTGTTTATCAATTCCGGCAAAAACCTCGAGTCCTTCCCTCTGGCTCGCGATAAAGCCGTGTTGCTCTCTCTCCTTATAAGGATGCGCCCGCTCGAGGCGACAGCCGAGTTCCTCGACGGCTCCTTTTAGATCTTTCTCCATCCGCTCCTGCGCCGGCCAACAGGTTTGATTCGCCGCAAGGCGGGAATCGCCGCTGGCGACGAGCAGAATGCGCTCCGCCTGCTTTGATGGATTAGTGGTCACTGCAATGATCTCCGTTCATGATGCACCGGTAGGCAAGTTGATCCTCATGTAATTTCAGAAAGACTTCATGTTTTTTTTGGTGGTACGCCGCGATCTCACCGCCGCCGGGATGAATGATATCACCGGCGCCGCTCATCGCCGGCATCACTTGCCGCAGATTTTTATAGCGTCCAGAGGCGACAGCGCCGAGCATCGCGCTCCCGAGCAGCATCGATTCCGGCTCTCTGTTGAGAACAATTGCGCATTCCGTAATGTCGGCATGTTCTTTCAGAAAGACCGGATTTTTTGTGCCGCCGCCGCAGGCAAAAATCGTCTTGATGCGGTACCCATGCCGATTCATCTCGTCAATGATATGCTTGGCGCCGTGCGCGATCGCCTGAATGACCGCCAGATACAGTATCGCCAGATCGTCAAGTGTCGCCGACATCCGCAAACCGGAGATCATCCCCCGCAGGTTTGGATTTGCCCTGGGAGACCGGTTTCCATGGAAATAGGGACAGACATGCAGTTCTCTCGTCAACGCCGCCGGATAGGGTTGTTCCCTTGAGAGTCGAGTCAGGCGTTCATTGAGGATTTCATAAACCGTCTTTTTTTCAGATCGGGCGCGATCGCGCAATGTGAGACTGGCGCCGTGATTGCATATAACGAAATCTATTAAAGAGCCTGTCGCCGACTGCCCCCCTTCCGTCAGCCACATCCCTGGAATCATGGCGGAATAGTACGGTCCCCATATCCCTTTGATAAATTTCGGCTCTCGCGAAACGGCCATATGGCAGGAGGAGGTGCCGCCGATAAGCGCCAGACGGGTTTCCAGGTCGTCCGCGGCCGGGTTCGATCCATCGAGACCCGCCCCGATCATGCCGATGCCGCCGGCATGCGCATCGATGATCGAAACAGCGATGGCGGTCCCCTCGTTCAACCCCAATTCGGCCGCCGGCTTCGCGGCTAAACCGCCGCCGATCGATTCACCCATCGGCCGGATCCGCACACCGATTTTAACAAATCGATCCGCGGCCAAATCACCCAAGCCGATCTGCTCAAAATACGAATCGTCCCACCTTCCTACAGACTCCCCTTCCCCCTTCTCGTGGCCGAGATAAGTCCACTTGCAGACGGTGCTGCAAAGCGAGCGGGTATCATTTCCCGTCGCCTTGTAAGTCAAGAAATCAGGCAGGTCGAAAAAACGCCGGGTGCGGTTCCAGGAGCGCGGCAGGTGTTCTTTCAGCCAGAGCAGTTTTGGCGTCTGCATCTCAGGCGAAATCACATGACCAACATATTGGAGCACGGAATGACCGGCCTTGTTGATTCTCTCAGCCTGATCAACGGCCCGATGATCCATCCAGACAATGACATTTTGCTCATCTTGCCCCGTCGGGCTGATCGTGACGGGATTGTCATCGCCGTCCAGAGCGACAAGCGAACAGGTGGCATCAAAACCGATCCCCTTGATCTCGGAGACATCGGCCTGGGATTCCTCAATGGCGGTCTTTACACTTGCGCACACCGCTCTCCAAATATCGGATGAAGATTGCTCGACATAATCAAGCTGGGGATGGAACAACTGAATCTCACGCGAAGCTGAACCAAGCATCATTCCTTGCTGATCAAAGACACCGGCCCGCGCGCTTCCGGTACCGACATCAATGCCGATGTAGAGATCCCGCATGTCCGCCTCGCTTGTTTCGTTAAACTTTCAGCGCGGCGCCTGTTCGAAAAATTCAACGCCGCGTGGCCATTTTAGCTTCAAGCGAGGGAATGTGACAAGGATGGCGGTTGAGCCGTTAGAGCAGAAAGGTACGGGCCGGCATCCCGGGAAGCAGAAGAAAGATGTCATTATAGTCCTTCCGGACCTGATCGATGATTCCCGGCGCGGTGCCTTCCTTTTCGATCGGAAGGTGGGTTAGGGCGATATGGCTCGTCCGGAAGATGTCCTGCAGAAGCTTCGCCATGTCGGGTCGGGTGGGAAACCAATGGTGAACGACGGCCAGGTCGACCGGAGACGTTTCCAAACCGAAACCTTGAAACACTTCCGGTCTTCCCGGAGAATCGCCTTCGTGGAAAATTCTCCGGCCGTTCAAGTCGAAAAGATACATCAGGTTCATGGGAGATTCCCGGTTGCCACTGTGGAGAGTGCGGACGATGGTGAGTGGGATTCCGGCCGCGGTCCTTTTGTCGATTTCCCCAACTTTGAGGTCGCGCGAAATCACCCGGGGCTCGATTTTCGACCAATCGGCCGCGATCTTGCACATTTCCTCGACCGCGTCGGCCGGGGCCACGAGAACCGGCCTGGGCCGAGCCTCCAGAAAGCGGACGGCGACGTCGGGGTTGAAATGATCGGGATGATTGTGTGTCACCAGGACCAAGTCGAGGCCGTCATAAGGCGCTTCGCCCTTGATGATTTTTTCAAGAGTCTCCGGCGCGGGCGCCCGGTAGGCCGGATTCGGCTTGTCGAACAGGGCGTCGATCAGCACTTTGGAATCACCCGAGCCGATCAGAACGCCCATATTGGCCACATAGGTCAGCGTGAGCGGGTTTGTCTGAGAATCAGGGGATACAAGGATGACGCGCGAGGGGAGCTTCTTTTCCTCCGCCGCTCCGGCCAGGAAGAAAAGGGCGGCCATTATGATGCAGCCAACAGCGTATTTTCTCATCGAATCCAGCCCTTTATCCTTCGGTTAAGAAGGCGATCCGAATACTAAACGAAGGCCTTTTACTTCTCGATTTCCCGGACGATGGCGTCGCAGATCTCCTTGATCGGGGCGCTCGCGAAACCATCGCCGGGGGGAGGGCCGCCGCCGCGGGGACCAATGAGGATCCCCTCCTTGACCAGGGTTACTTTTTCGGGAAACAGATCCGGTCCGTCCGGCAGATCGATCAATCCGGCGTCCCTGACCGTGTAGTTTCCAACGCAAAACGAGGCTACGAGCAGTCCGGCGTCGTGGGCATCTTTCACGAATTTAAGGACCGCCGGGTTTTCCCTGAATTTTCTGAACTGTGGGCCGCTCGGAATGATTAAGCAGTCGAATCCGGTCAAGTCCATCTTGTCCTGGATGACGATGTCGCTGCGGAGGACGACGTCCCTTTTCATGTTGTAACAGCCGCGGTATTCGCCGTCGAGGCCGACCCGCTTCATCGTCCAGCCCCGGCTTTGGATCTCCTCTTTGAGGGGAAAGTACGCGTCCCCGAACCATTCGCCCAGGAGGACAAGGACGTTCATGGAACGCGTCGGCGGTTTCTCGGCCGAGGCGGCCGGCTTGGGTCCGGTTAGAAGAAATACGCCGAATCCGATGATCGATGCCCAAAGCGGCAGCGTCTGTGATTTTTTCAAAGCTCCTCCCTTCGGCTCTCTCATTTTCCGGTGAGCCCTTCCCAGATCGCTTTGATGCTGTTTTCGTGAAGGCTCAGTTCCCGCATTTTCAGCATCCGGTCTTTGAGGCGGGGGAAATCCTTTTCGATTGTACCCTTCGACTTCGCGGCTTCCATGGTCGGCCCTTGAGCTGACAAGAAAATTCAACACCCCTCACGCCTGGACCCGCCCCCCAGCAGCAACTAAGAGGATGATAACCGCTCTCGTAGGTGCCGGAAAGCACTCCTTGTGAGTCTTCCCTTTCGGAGAGTTATTACACAATCACTCTGGAAAGAGCATGCAGTTCGGAAATCCTTCGTGTCTAAAAACTGGTAATGATTGCAAATGATGGAGTTTCTACCAATATGTGGCCCGGATATGCCCCTCTGTTATCAGGCTTAGAGTAAAACTCCAAACCTGGACCAATCCAAGGGGATCAGGTCATCTCTCCGGGCAGACCTCTCCCACACCTCGGTACCGGTGAGGAAGGCGAGCCCTACCATGGGAACCACGCGTGTGGGTGTAGAACACCGCGGGAGACTCAGGCGTGCGAATCCTTGGCAGAGAAGGCCGCATTCAAGCGATTTGGGTAGTCAAGATGGGGTTTAACGCACGTGTCGCACTTGGACCCCGGGTGAGACCCTCTCCGAACTCGCGTGCCGGTTACGGCGTAACTCCAATTGCATTCGCCCAGATCAGGGGGGGGGTAAACAAGGGAGTTGTCCGCCAACAAGGAGTTACGAGGTTTTCGCGGAGGACGAGGGCATTAGGACCGTGGGCGTTCTCTTGCCCAAGATTATTCGGGAAAGCGTCCCATTGTTATCCATTTAACATTTCCCATTAGCTCCGGAATCTGATCTTTTCGCCGAATTCGCCAATTCCTTCAAGATTCACGCAAATCATGCCGATCTTTGGACCGACAAGGAACGCGATATCCAACATATTCAGCGGGGCAAACGTTGACCGCCACGCCCCTAAGGGTGGACCTGAATGAAGAGCTCATAATTTCGGATTATGACTCTACCGACCATTTGGTTTTCCCAGGTAATTCTGCCAACTGTGATTCTTGACTTCATTGCCTTGTTTCAGACCAATAAGTCGGTCAGTTTGACAGCCGCGACGCACAGTCATCCCCTGGTTTTCAGCAATGCGGCAAGGGACATCAGAACGAACATTGTTGCAATTCACTTCTCGTTTAAGGACTAGTTCTGGCCGTCGATCCACGCCAGATAGAACAAGCGGCCGTTCTTGTTGATAAACGAGCGAACGAGATCTACGCAAGCTTCGACATCATTGCGGCGATCACCAAGAGCAGATGAGCTGATCATGTTGCCGAGCTTGATTAGCACATTGGCATAATATTTGCATAATATTATTGGGAATCCCGTCAACATACTTGGAGTATACCATGATGATTAAAGCCATTACCCATCGTTTTATAAAACCATTTGTACTCATTTCCACATTCATATTACTTTTCTCTAGTTGTGGTTTAGTTGACGAGGTCGATGATACTAATAATGAGACAGATAATGACACAATAATAAATAGCACTACAGTAGGCACTGATGGGGGTATAATCAATGCAGATGAACTGACTCTTACCATCCCCGCCGGTGCATTTTCACAAACGGTTGAGATAATAATATATTCATCCTCTGATGCCGATGTCAGTATGGATGATATTGCAACAAAAGTATACAGCATAGAGGGATTACCGGATCAATATTCCACACCAATAGACGTACGTATCAGGCACAACGGTATTACAAATGAACAAGCTTATTTAATTCTTCAAGAAGAAACATATATACCCAGCCTAGATAGCATTTTTGCTAACAATATTTACTTCGAAGCTGTAGTGGCTGGCGACTCACTCATTAGTCAAATACCGGCAATAACTACAGATCTATCCAAAGGCACTTCGCTTGATGCTATATATAATACCTCTAGGACTAAAATTTATGCAATTCATGACCGCATAAATCATACTACAAGCGGCAACCATTTTAATATTGTTTATAGTCCCAACAGAGATGACGCTACAAATATTACAACTTTGGGACAGTATCTTGAAGATGCTTATACAAAGCTTCAAGGAATTGGTTTTAGTTGTGCCAGGAGAACCACTTGGCCGGTACAAGTCCATATCGAGATTCTAGATGCTTATGGATATCATGTTCCTTCCCGCTGGGGTTTAAATAGCTCTACTTTACAATTCAATAGCACGTATCTAAGCGACCAAACTGCAATGAAGACTACTGCTATTCATGAATACTTTCATTTGATTCATTATTTGTACGATAATAGAAACTTCTTGAGTCGGGCAACATTTGCACCACCTCATCATTGGTTTAACGAAGCATGCGCTGTTTGGTCTGAGGAATTGGTTACAAACCCTCAATATATGTCAGAAACGAGAAGCTCTTTTAACGCAGAATCCCCTTTTACTGGCTTACAAGCAGGATCTGAAGCAGATGCAGAACAGCATGGCTATGGAATGTCAGCTTTTATCAAATATATTGCTAATGTATATGGCCAGAACGTATTAGTAAATATTTATGACAAGCTATTTGCGGGAAAACATGTAGTTGATGCTATTAACCAATGTATAAATGAAATGCTATTTATTGATTACAATCTATTCTTGCAGCAGTATGCCCATGGACAACTATACCCTGACGTTGGCTTACCCGTTATAAAAATGTTTGCTGAAGGTGCGTTCGAAATTGCATCCGATGCAGATACCCTGAAAACATTTAGTGCAAATTCTAGAGAGCTTTCTGGAAATATTTACTCTGTTAAGTTGGATAATCCAAATTTCAAAGATGATACTTCTTTAGAGATTAGTATTGATCAGGAATTGTGTCATATAACGGTATTTCAATACCCAGAACCGAACAGTCCTTTTAATGTAGTCGCAGAAGGAAGTAGAAGTTGCGTTGTATCAGACCTGAAGGATTTAAAGGCCCAAAACAAACACTTACTCGTTATGGTGGTCAATGGCAATTTAGTTAAAATTCCTGAATATTCGCCATCTACTATAGATATTACTGTCAGGATGGAGGTTAAGGAAGAAAGTCTTGAAATATTGGAATATGCTCAGGTGGGTTTCGCATATAAATTGGAAATGGGATTGGAACATATTTGTGGTAATAGCCAACCCACAAGTCCAAATTACCATTGGGAAAATCATACTGTAACCGATTACCCAAATCCAATAAAACTTGTTAAAAATGGAAACACATATTCGGGATCCTGGGAGTACATGGATGACCCAACCAATCCTCTTCTTAGAACTCATTCCGGTTCCATTACTTTTACACTGAGAGATAATGAGAATATTATAACTCAAAATGGCCAGACTAATATTGCAAGTTCAGTAGAGTTAATTATTAAATCTGTGCCAGGCGATCAGCTTTGGTATATCTCCCAATGGACACTCACAATGACGGATGTTGAATATTTTGTAAG belongs to Candidatus Eisenbacteria bacterium and includes:
- a CDS encoding FGGY-family carbohydrate kinase, encoding MRDLYIGIDVGTGSARAGVFDQQGMMLGSASREIQLFHPQLDYVEQSSSDIWRAVCASVKTAIEESQADVSEIKGIGFDATCSLVALDGDDNPVTISPTGQDEQNVIVWMDHRAVDQAERINKAGHSVLQYVGHVISPEMQTPKLLWLKEHLPRSWNRTRRFFDLPDFLTYKATGNDTRSLCSTVCKWTYLGHEKGEGESVGRWDDSYFEQIGLGDLAADRFVKIGVRIRPMGESIGGGLAAKPAAELGLNEGTAIAVSIIDAHAGGIGMIGAGLDGSNPAADDLETRLALIGGTSSCHMAVSREPKFIKGIWGPYYSAMIPGMWLTEGGQSATGSLIDFVICNHGASLTLRDRARSEKKTVYEILNERLTRLSREQPYPAALTRELHVCPYFHGNRSPRANPNLRGMISGLRMSATLDDLAILYLAVIQAIAHGAKHIIDEMNRHGYRIKTIFACGGGTKNPVFLKEHADITECAIVLNREPESMLLGSAMLGAVASGRYKNLRQVMPAMSGAGDIIHPGGGEIAAYHQKKHEVFLKLHEDQLAYRCIMNGDHCSDH
- a CDS encoding MBL fold metallo-hydrolase, producing the protein MRKYAVGCIIMAALFFLAGAAEEKKLPSRVILVSPDSQTNPLTLTYVANMGVLIGSGDSKVLIDALFDKPNPAYRAPAPETLEKIIKGEAPYDGLDLVLVTHNHPDHFNPDVAVRFLEARPRPVLVAPADAVEEMCKIAADWSKIEPRVISRDLKVGEIDKRTAAGIPLTIVRTLHSGNRESPMNLMYLFDLNGRRIFHEGDSPGRPEVFQGFGLETSPVDLAVVHHWFPTRPDMAKLLQDIFRTSHIALTHLPIEKEGTAPGIIDQVRKDYNDIFLLLPGMPARTFLL
- a CDS encoding DJ-1/PfpI family protein; the protein is MNVLVLLGEWFGDAYFPLKEEIQSRGWTMKRVGLDGEYRGCYNMKRDVVLRSDIVIQDKMDLTGFDCLIIPSGPQFRKFRENPAVLKFVKDAHDAGLLVASFCVGNYTVRDAGLIDLPDGPDLFPEKVTLVKEGILIGPRGGGPPPGDGFASAPIKEICDAIVREIEK